In Nitrospira sp., a single genomic region encodes these proteins:
- a CDS encoding DUF423 domain-containing protein has product MQSRRSCQTLIALGSLFAALAVAAGAFGAHMLKSILDPPMLAVFETAARYQMYHALGMIAVGLAGQVFGCPQVARAGWCFAAGIFLFCGSLYGVSLLGIRWLGAMTPIGGLAFMTGWSLLGWYVWREQVVTQE; this is encoded by the coding sequence ATGCAGTCACGTAGATCCTGTCAAACGCTCATTGCTCTGGGGAGCCTTTTTGCCGCGCTGGCCGTTGCCGCGGGAGCGTTCGGCGCCCATATGTTGAAGTCGATATTGGATCCGCCGATGCTGGCCGTGTTTGAAACGGCGGCTCGCTATCAGATGTATCATGCTCTGGGCATGATCGCGGTTGGATTGGCGGGGCAGGTCTTTGGTTGCCCTCAGGTGGCGCGCGCCGGCTGGTGTTTCGCAGCCGGGATCTTCCTATTTTGCGGGAGTCTCTACGGTGTCTCGTTGTTGGGTATTCGCTGGTTAGGAGCCATGACGCCGATCGGGGGGCTGGCGTTTATGACGGGCTGGAGCTTGCTCGGCTGGTATGTCTGGCGCGAACAGGTTGTCACGCAAGAGTAA
- a CDS encoding tetratricopeptide repeat protein: protein MRSYLMLVLLCGLTGGCASPAKVPTTILASPAGTSARAAAAMTEGDRLFRSGDWAGAAQAYQTAATLQPTLAEAHYNLAVSLDRMGSKADAKKHYLEAANLAPGNKVIWDSPPLRETGLNHNLRKKSYLDPTPGQRF, encoded by the coding sequence ATGCGATCCTATCTCATGCTGGTGTTGCTCTGTGGATTAACCGGCGGCTGTGCGAGCCCGGCGAAAGTGCCGACGACCATTCTGGCGAGTCCGGCCGGCACTTCGGCGCGGGCGGCGGCCGCCATGACTGAAGGAGATCGCCTGTTCCGGTCGGGCGACTGGGCCGGTGCAGCTCAGGCCTATCAAACCGCAGCCACTCTGCAACCGACATTGGCTGAGGCACACTACAATTTGGCGGTGTCGTTGGATCGTATGGGGAGCAAGGCGGACGCGAAGAAACACTATCTGGAGGCCGCGAACCTGGCACCGGGAAACAAAGTGATTTGGGATTCACCACCGCTTCGCGAGACGGGACTGAATCACAACTTGCGGAAAAAATCCTATCTGGATCCTACTCCTGGGCAACGATTCTAG
- a CDS encoding UvrD-helicase domain-containing protein: MELIPDRQARILAETTFDRNVVVVAGAGTGKTTLLVNRLVHLLIKEPRPVTVTQIVALTFTNKAATEMKVRLRERLMVLAHPESEAARAVDGGAVSMADLRARYGLSTDDIAGRAAAALHDLEKGQIGTLHSFAAHLLRLHPLEGGVDPTFQEDDGLRFEEHFAAAWEIWIDRELSRLGSHHQLWRKVLGLVTLDDVRSLARSLCSELVDMDVVRAQVHEEKLSPALVEWVRQAYQRGQRLLEAHDRPKRRKIEQMLAAAVNLMKAILDQGAAGIQALSTADLESLGKDLGNPVAGWEKDEFDEAESIINAAKQYQSVNSQFFKYALTLLEPLVSEIRLSFRLKGWVSFDGLLARARTLLRDHLAIRERIKQDYRAVLVDEFQDTDPVQYELMLAISECVGAQASTWQEMVLEPGKLFIVGDPKQSIYAFRRADIEAFDRVVQKIEEDGGVIQTLTTNFRSDAAVLGPVNDVFDRLFERRALVQPANVRLEVQPQRRPSAFEAGVRVHVTLPVPDERAFDAAGATRAEGETLARWLAEEVLSRPQVKPGHIALLFRKLTQADTYVDALRRYGLPYVIEGEKHFYRRQEVIDLTNVLRVLDHPHDNVALAGVLRSPLGGLSDRALYDLRQVKGFDYLRSESLSAWTHPEASAVRLLYGHLAWLHRQVGALPLAEVLELIFDRLPILEIAAASVHGEQAVANLLKVKHTAAALSDRPHLTLSGFVDLMVARLEEQPDEAESPLSEESSNAIQVLTIHKAKGLEFPIVVLPGLHQGSGRERGLPVVTFDWSSGSYGLSLGPVHNFGAVLVQEKQKIREEAERRRVLYVGMTRAKDMLVLSGGMTGRAAGETVLGMLQAIGEGVVGASETEALTIGASVIPHRTTTAPSRKRSSRPGAVGPVAGALDPDAIAALWRDREDRWKHACQTPRHLTPSTIGKGGQPGPFRPSTDGADPEVGRLVGILAHHILEQWDFHLPSEGLLGRIEPVMQQILTTEQAELMPAVADSLRDVLGNFARSDLYQRLALATILGREVPFAMSWEEGQIVHGMMDVIYRLDDRIWIGDYKTDQVTVQNVPERAERYRPQMALYKAAAQKSLGVSAVSAQLMFLRCGVGYEL, encoded by the coding sequence GTGGAACTGATTCCTGATCGCCAGGCCCGGATTCTGGCGGAGACGACATTTGACCGGAATGTCGTCGTCGTAGCCGGTGCCGGAACCGGCAAGACGACATTACTGGTGAATCGATTGGTGCATCTCCTGATCAAGGAGCCCCGCCCGGTGACCGTCACTCAGATCGTGGCGCTCACCTTTACGAACAAGGCGGCCACGGAGATGAAGGTTCGGCTGCGTGAACGGTTGATGGTCTTGGCCCATCCGGAATCTGAAGCAGCACGAGCGGTTGATGGCGGGGCAGTGTCGATGGCCGACTTGCGCGCACGCTATGGTCTCTCCACCGACGATATCGCCGGCCGAGCCGCGGCGGCCCTCCACGATCTTGAGAAGGGGCAGATCGGCACGTTGCATAGCTTTGCGGCTCATCTGTTGCGGCTCCACCCCCTAGAGGGTGGTGTGGATCCGACCTTTCAGGAAGATGACGGCCTCCGGTTCGAAGAGCATTTTGCGGCGGCCTGGGAGATATGGATCGATCGGGAGCTGAGCCGGCTGGGCTCACATCATCAGCTGTGGCGGAAGGTGTTGGGGCTCGTCACGCTGGACGATGTGCGCTCCCTGGCTCGATCTCTCTGCAGCGAATTGGTCGATATGGATGTGGTCCGTGCTCAGGTCCATGAAGAAAAGCTGAGTCCTGCGCTCGTCGAGTGGGTGCGCCAAGCGTATCAACGCGGGCAAAGGCTTCTCGAGGCGCACGATCGGCCGAAGCGGCGGAAGATCGAGCAGATGTTGGCTGCCGCGGTGAACCTGATGAAGGCGATCCTGGATCAGGGCGCAGCTGGTATTCAGGCCCTCTCCACTGCCGATCTCGAATCGCTGGGAAAGGATCTGGGTAATCCCGTTGCAGGATGGGAAAAAGATGAATTTGATGAAGCCGAGTCGATCATCAATGCAGCCAAGCAATATCAATCGGTTAACAGTCAGTTCTTCAAGTATGCATTGACGCTTCTTGAGCCTCTGGTCTCTGAAATCCGTCTCTCGTTCAGGCTGAAAGGGTGGGTCTCATTCGATGGGCTGCTCGCCAGGGCGCGCACGTTGTTACGGGATCATCTGGCCATTCGCGAGCGTATTAAACAGGACTATCGTGCGGTGCTGGTGGATGAATTTCAAGACACCGATCCTGTTCAGTATGAACTCATGCTCGCGATTTCAGAATGTGTAGGGGCTCAGGCCTCGACATGGCAGGAGATGGTCTTAGAGCCGGGCAAGCTCTTTATCGTGGGAGATCCCAAGCAATCGATCTATGCCTTTCGGCGGGCCGATATCGAAGCGTTCGATCGCGTCGTTCAGAAAATTGAAGAGGACGGGGGAGTGATTCAAACGCTCACCACAAACTTTCGAAGCGATGCGGCGGTTCTCGGCCCGGTCAACGATGTGTTCGATCGACTGTTCGAACGGCGCGCCCTCGTCCAACCGGCCAATGTCAGGCTGGAAGTGCAACCACAACGACGCCCCTCAGCTTTCGAGGCCGGTGTGCGCGTGCACGTGACGCTCCCGGTTCCGGACGAGCGGGCGTTCGACGCCGCCGGTGCGACAAGGGCGGAAGGGGAGACGCTGGCGCGTTGGCTTGCCGAAGAGGTGCTGAGCCGTCCGCAGGTCAAGCCCGGGCATATCGCGCTGCTCTTCCGAAAGCTGACGCAGGCCGACACCTATGTGGATGCGTTGCGACGGTACGGCCTTCCCTATGTCATCGAAGGCGAAAAACATTTTTATCGACGTCAGGAAGTCATCGACCTGACGAATGTCCTGCGGGTGCTCGATCATCCCCATGACAATGTGGCGCTGGCCGGTGTGCTGCGCAGCCCGTTAGGCGGCTTGTCTGACCGCGCCCTCTATGACCTTCGCCAGGTTAAGGGCTTTGACTATCTTCGAAGCGAGTCACTCTCGGCGTGGACGCATCCGGAGGCATCCGCTGTCCGTCTTCTGTATGGCCACCTGGCCTGGTTGCATCGACAGGTCGGAGCATTGCCGCTGGCTGAGGTGCTGGAGCTGATCTTCGACCGTCTTCCGATTTTGGAAATAGCCGCCGCTTCCGTGCATGGGGAACAGGCGGTGGCGAATCTTCTCAAGGTGAAACACACTGCCGCCGCCTTGTCTGACCGTCCGCATCTGACGTTGAGCGGTTTTGTGGATTTGATGGTCGCCAGGCTCGAGGAGCAGCCGGATGAGGCTGAGAGTCCACTATCTGAGGAATCGTCCAACGCTATCCAGGTCTTGACGATTCACAAAGCCAAGGGCCTGGAGTTTCCCATTGTCGTGTTGCCCGGCCTGCATCAGGGGAGCGGGAGGGAGCGAGGCTTGCCCGTCGTGACGTTTGACTGGTCGAGCGGATCCTATGGCCTGTCCCTTGGTCCGGTGCACAATTTCGGCGCCGTGTTGGTCCAAGAGAAGCAGAAGATTCGAGAGGAAGCCGAGCGGCGGCGGGTGCTCTATGTCGGTATGACCAGGGCCAAGGATATGTTAGTGCTCTCCGGAGGGATGACCGGTCGCGCCGCGGGGGAAACCGTCTTGGGGATGCTGCAAGCGATCGGCGAAGGTGTGGTGGGTGCCTCGGAAACAGAGGCGCTGACGATCGGGGCCTCTGTCATACCGCACCGGACCACGACTGCGCCGTCCCGGAAACGTTCAAGTCGACCTGGCGCGGTGGGACCGGTTGCCGGAGCTTTGGACCCCGATGCCATCGCCGCATTATGGAGGGACCGGGAAGATCGCTGGAAGCACGCCTGCCAGACGCCCCGGCATCTCACTCCGAGCACGATCGGAAAAGGGGGACAGCCTGGTCCTTTCCGCCCCTCAACTGATGGAGCGGACCCTGAGGTCGGGCGGCTGGTCGGGATACTGGCCCACCATATCCTCGAACAGTGGGATTTTCACTTGCCTTCTGAGGGACTTCTTGGTCGAATCGAGCCCGTGATGCAGCAGATCCTTACGACTGAACAAGCCGAGCTGATGCCGGCGGTGGCTGATTCATTGAGAGATGTCCTCGGTAACTTTGCGCGGTCTGACCTGTATCAGCGGCTGGCCCTGGCCACCATTCTGGGTCGCGAGGTGCCGTTTGCCATGTCTTGGGAAGAGGGCCAGATCGTCCATGGGATGATGGATGTCATCTACCGTCTTGACGACCGAATCTGGATTGGGGACTATAAGACCGATCAGGTGACGGTGCAGAATGTGCCCGAGCGGGCGGAGCGGTATCGACCTCAGATGGCACTCTATAAGGCCGCGGCTCAGAAAAGTTTAGGGGTGTCAGCCGTATCCGCGCAGCTCATGTTTCTTCGCTGCGGCGTTGGCTACGAACTGTAA
- a CDS encoding metallopeptidase family protein has translation MSQRISAESFAHLVEKAIADLPDDYARLLDAVAVVVEDEPPPSVLKDLEMEDGEELLGLYHGLSLHDDSFFRAGGQAPAQISLYRGPILRQCDTEREMIQEIGDTLVHELGHHVGLDDDEMPY, from the coding sequence GTGTCTCAGCGAATCTCGGCGGAGTCCTTTGCCCATCTCGTGGAAAAGGCCATCGCGGACTTGCCTGACGATTATGCCCGGTTGCTCGATGCCGTGGCGGTCGTCGTGGAAGACGAGCCTCCTCCGAGCGTGCTGAAAGATTTGGAGATGGAGGACGGAGAGGAACTACTCGGTCTGTACCATGGTCTCTCACTGCACGACGACTCATTTTTTCGCGCTGGAGGCCAGGCGCCGGCACAGATCTCACTCTATCGCGGACCGATTCTCCGGCAATGCGACACAGAGAGGGAGATGATTCAGGAAATCGGCGATACGCTCGTGCACGAACTGGGGCACCATGTCGGTCTGGATGACGACGAGATGCCCTATTGA
- a CDS encoding YifB family Mg chelatase-like AAA ATPase, protein MLAKVASAALVGLDAHLVDVEVDISGGLPQFSVVGLPDATVRESRDRVRAALKNTGFHFPAKRITVNLAPAGIKKEGSGLDLAIAIGILVAEEVIPQEALDRRVLLGELSLDGRIKPITGALSFGLACRRGYDLLLPAANGTEAALVDGVNAYPLHTLPEAVEFLNGSQPLNACPSNLNHLESLRPADDEDYADVRGQDHAKRALEVAAAGGHNLLMVGPPGSGKTMLARRLPSILPIMELDEAIETTRVHSVAGQLPPDHPLLMVRPFRSPHHSISDAGLVGGGAVPKPGEVSLAHNGVLFLDESPEFKRPVLEGLRQPLEDGHVTLTRASGTIRYPARFMLIAAMNPCPCGYYGDRSRPCVCTVPQIRRYRAKLSGPLLDRLDLHLEVPPVPIRELRHEQPPTESSAAIRARVLAARGRQQVRYRDDGIYTNAQLKPRLVKRYCGLAAGPQELLEQAMARLNLSARAHGRILRVARTIADLADSDKIETVHVAEAIQYRALDRAIEV, encoded by the coding sequence ATGCTGGCCAAGGTCGCGAGTGCTGCACTCGTGGGGCTGGATGCTCATCTTGTCGACGTCGAAGTCGACATTTCCGGAGGGCTTCCACAATTCTCTGTGGTGGGATTGCCGGATGCGACCGTGCGCGAAAGTCGTGATCGCGTCCGCGCCGCTCTGAAGAACACGGGTTTTCATTTTCCTGCCAAACGCATTACCGTCAATCTGGCCCCTGCAGGCATCAAGAAAGAAGGCTCCGGCCTCGATTTGGCCATTGCCATCGGGATCCTCGTCGCGGAAGAGGTGATCCCGCAAGAGGCCTTGGACCGGCGGGTCTTATTGGGCGAGCTTTCTCTGGACGGACGAATCAAACCGATCACCGGGGCGTTATCGTTCGGACTCGCCTGCCGCAGAGGGTATGACCTCCTGTTGCCTGCCGCCAATGGGACCGAAGCGGCGCTTGTTGATGGGGTGAATGCCTATCCGCTCCATACCTTGCCGGAAGCCGTCGAGTTCCTAAACGGAAGCCAGCCGCTCAATGCCTGCCCATCGAATTTGAACCATCTCGAGTCCTTACGGCCGGCGGATGATGAGGACTATGCCGATGTACGCGGGCAGGACCACGCCAAGCGGGCGCTGGAGGTCGCCGCGGCCGGCGGCCACAATCTTCTGATGGTGGGACCGCCAGGATCGGGAAAGACGATGCTGGCGCGCCGTCTCCCATCGATTCTCCCGATCATGGAGCTGGACGAAGCGATTGAAACCACCAGAGTCCATAGTGTGGCCGGCCAGCTGCCGCCGGATCATCCGTTACTCATGGTGCGGCCGTTTCGATCCCCGCATCATAGTATTTCGGACGCCGGCCTTGTGGGCGGAGGGGCCGTTCCGAAACCGGGCGAGGTGTCGCTCGCGCACAACGGCGTGCTGTTTCTGGATGAATCTCCGGAGTTCAAGCGTCCGGTGTTGGAGGGATTGCGCCAACCGCTCGAAGATGGTCATGTAACGCTGACGAGAGCCAGCGGCACGATACGGTATCCGGCCCGCTTCATGCTGATCGCGGCCATGAATCCCTGTCCCTGTGGATACTATGGTGACCGGTCCCGGCCTTGTGTGTGCACGGTGCCGCAGATTCGTCGCTATCGCGCCAAGCTCTCCGGCCCCTTGCTCGACCGGCTGGATCTGCACTTGGAAGTACCGCCGGTGCCGATTCGGGAGTTGCGCCATGAACAGCCTCCGACGGAAAGTTCCGCCGCGATTCGTGCCCGTGTGCTCGCAGCGCGCGGGCGGCAGCAGGTACGGTATCGGGACGACGGCATTTACACCAATGCCCAGTTGAAGCCCAGACTCGTGAAGCGGTATTGTGGGCTTGCGGCCGGACCCCAAGAGTTGCTGGAGCAGGCAATGGCCAGGCTCAATCTGTCAGCCCGCGCCCATGGACGCATTTTGCGCGTCGCGAGGACCATTGCTGATTTAGCGGACTCTGATAAGATTGAGACCGTCCATGTCGCGGAAGCGATTCAGTATCGGGCGCTCGATCGGGCGATTGAGGTGTGA
- a CDS encoding Lrp/AsnC ligand binding domain-containing protein, with protein sequence MATRAYILIKVKAGKTKDVVQALKKITGVEQAHSCFGRPDIFVFISVQDERTLSDVVITKVHAIEGVEETDTHIVADA encoded by the coding sequence ATGGCAACACGCGCGTACATCCTGATTAAGGTCAAGGCCGGCAAGACCAAGGACGTCGTCCAGGCACTCAAAAAGATTACCGGAGTTGAACAGGCCCATTCCTGCTTCGGTCGGCCGGATATTTTCGTCTTCATCAGCGTGCAAGACGAGCGAACCCTGTCAGACGTCGTCATTACAAAGGTGCATGCGATTGAAGGGGTCGAGGAAACGGATACCCATATCGTAGCGGACGCCTAG
- a CDS encoding dienelactone hydrolase family protein, with translation MTTTHSAPYTLDQIGTGIARFPSGVPIPTHSDAMVDPYIKTRMPKEVQVETILFWPQTKMLYPSLVLLHDRWGLTGQIKDLGARLACEGYVVIIPNLYGRIGGMVTANDEVGEALMAKIDESLVLRDINSCCEYLNTKDFTKRNIHGVVGYGMGASLALRFAAQRKRLRATVAYYGKMFQPRELMKEVISPILYHQAGRDTWATADDAEQLRAAAAEYGKKVEIANYPDAPHAFSNEMKADSYRADITATAWERSAVFLKACFQGT, from the coding sequence ATGACCACGACACATTCGGCACCGTATACCTTGGATCAGATCGGCACGGGAATCGCCCGATTCCCGAGCGGGGTGCCCATCCCGACCCATAGCGATGCCATGGTGGATCCCTACATCAAGACACGCATGCCGAAAGAAGTGCAGGTTGAAACGATCTTGTTTTGGCCGCAGACAAAGATGCTCTATCCGAGTCTCGTGCTGCTGCACGACCGATGGGGATTAACCGGGCAAATCAAGGATCTCGGCGCTCGGCTGGCCTGTGAAGGGTACGTGGTCATCATCCCCAATCTCTATGGACGGATCGGCGGCATGGTCACCGCCAATGATGAGGTCGGCGAAGCGCTGATGGCAAAAATCGACGAATCTCTGGTGCTTCGGGACATCAACTCCTGTTGCGAATATCTGAACACGAAAGATTTCACCAAGCGGAATATTCACGGAGTGGTGGGCTATGGGATGGGGGCCTCGCTGGCACTCCGTTTTGCCGCCCAGCGAAAGCGATTGCGTGCGACGGTCGCCTACTATGGGAAAATGTTCCAGCCTCGCGAGCTGATGAAAGAAGTGATCTCCCCGATTCTCTACCATCAAGCCGGGCGAGATACCTGGGCGACCGCAGACGATGCCGAACAGTTACGCGCCGCCGCCGCTGAATATGGCAAGAAGGTCGAGATTGCTAATTACCCAGATGCGCCACATGCCTTCAGCAATGAAATGAAGGCCGACTCCTATCGCGCGGATATCACCGCCACAGCCTGGGAACGATCGGCCGTCTTCCTCAAGGCCTGCTTTCAAGGAACCTAG
- a CDS encoding YtxH domain-containing protein, whose translation MSEQGKQAAKVAAMIAGGAVIGAGLGILFAPKAGAETRRDIGRYAKKAQVQATRWGRTVQSGVQDVMNRSKQLVQRREARPVIEAA comes from the coding sequence ATGTCAGAACAGGGAAAGCAGGCAGCCAAGGTCGCCGCGATGATCGCCGGTGGAGCTGTGATCGGAGCCGGATTAGGAATCCTGTTTGCGCCTAAAGCCGGAGCGGAAACACGCCGGGACATCGGACGCTATGCGAAGAAGGCCCAAGTGCAGGCCACCCGCTGGGGCCGCACCGTTCAATCGGGCGTGCAGGACGTAATGAATCGGAGCAAGCAGTTGGTGCAGCGTCGCGAGGCGCGGCCTGTGATTGAAGCAGCGTAA
- a CDS encoding Gfo/Idh/MocA family oxidoreductase — MTVPPQISLGLIGAGRHGTRYARHLIQDMPQARLHAVCRQHPEQGLDVPGSEAVRIYGRPEDLIADPLVDAIILVVPPVLHKDLCLAAVSARKPVLIEKPLATTYPDACVMVEAAARAEVPLMTAHTLRFDATIQSLLASRSRIGQSRQLGLTSHIETKGRSADHADGYGRRGALLEFGVHLLDLVRVLTGEEIETVQCVLDHMPPAHPETCAKVQLRTKSGIPCSIDVARVEAGRVGRAEWIGSDGQLLADWTNRKIRYTDRASRSEEWSTALSPTILTTLREFVRALQHDTSMPITGDDGCRAVEIAEACYRSAEADGVTITLPLKA, encoded by the coding sequence ATGACGGTACCGCCACAAATCAGCCTGGGGCTCATAGGCGCCGGGCGCCATGGCACTCGCTATGCCCGCCATCTGATTCAGGACATGCCTCAAGCTCGACTGCACGCGGTCTGTCGGCAACACCCGGAGCAGGGACTGGACGTTCCCGGGAGCGAGGCCGTCAGGATCTATGGGCGGCCTGAAGACCTGATCGCTGATCCCCTGGTCGATGCGATCATCCTTGTCGTTCCGCCGGTACTCCATAAAGATCTATGCCTGGCCGCGGTTTCAGCGCGGAAGCCGGTGCTTATCGAGAAACCTCTGGCAACGACCTACCCTGATGCATGCGTCATGGTTGAGGCGGCTGCACGGGCGGAGGTGCCGTTGATGACGGCTCACACCCTCCGATTCGATGCGACGATTCAATCGTTACTCGCGTCTCGCTCACGAATCGGCCAGTCCCGACAGCTCGGCTTGACGAGCCACATCGAGACGAAAGGGCGGAGTGCGGACCATGCGGATGGCTATGGCCGGCGTGGAGCGCTCCTGGAGTTCGGGGTGCATCTGCTGGATCTGGTTCGCGTGCTCACCGGGGAGGAAATTGAAACGGTGCAATGTGTCTTGGATCATATGCCGCCGGCTCACCCGGAGACATGCGCGAAGGTCCAGCTCCGAACGAAGAGCGGGATACCGTGCAGCATCGACGTCGCACGTGTGGAGGCAGGGCGGGTAGGGCGGGCCGAATGGATCGGCTCAGACGGCCAACTTCTAGCCGATTGGACGAACCGGAAGATTCGGTATACAGACAGAGCCTCCCGCAGCGAGGAGTGGTCGACCGCACTGAGTCCGACCATCCTCACCACGCTGCGGGAGTTTGTCCGTGCGCTGCAGCATGACACATCGATGCCGATTACCGGGGACGACGGTTGCCGAGCTGTCGAGATCGCCGAAGCCTGCTACCGTTCCGCCGAGGCTGATGGCGTGACCATCACTCTCCCATTGAAAGCCTAG
- the lgt gene encoding prolipoprotein diacylglyceryl transferase, translated as MGSFAALPYPHINPVFLDLGPLQFRWYGLMYLIGLTAAYFLIRHRVRAQHIPLTPDQIYDMVVFAAFGVFIGGRIGYTLFYNFSYYAQNPLKVFAVWEGGMSFHGGLIGTIVALIWFSKRQGLPVYTIADLAAAVTPIGLGFGRLGNFINGELFGRATDVEWCMVFPSGGPVCRHPSQLYEAGLEGILLFTILWLLARTSPPPGSLCWTFIAGYGVSRMIVELVREPDQHIGFVLGPITMGQLLSAPMVMLGLFMLIWGYHKRSLERSRSMPHLQ; from the coding sequence ATGGGTTCGTTCGCCGCACTCCCCTATCCGCATATCAATCCGGTCTTCCTCGATCTCGGTCCGCTCCAGTTCCGCTGGTATGGGTTGATGTATCTGATCGGGCTGACCGCCGCCTATTTCTTGATTCGCCACCGAGTCCGCGCGCAGCACATTCCCCTCACGCCGGATCAGATCTACGACATGGTCGTGTTCGCCGCCTTCGGGGTTTTTATCGGCGGGCGCATCGGGTACACGTTGTTCTATAATTTTTCTTACTACGCCCAGAATCCGTTGAAAGTCTTCGCCGTGTGGGAAGGCGGGATGTCCTTCCATGGCGGCCTCATTGGGACGATTGTCGCCTTGATCTGGTTCAGCAAACGACAGGGCTTACCCGTCTACACCATTGCGGACCTGGCTGCCGCAGTGACCCCGATTGGACTGGGATTTGGCCGACTCGGAAACTTTATCAATGGAGAACTCTTTGGACGGGCGACCGATGTGGAGTGGTGCATGGTCTTCCCATCGGGAGGACCGGTGTGTCGCCACCCTTCACAACTCTATGAAGCAGGACTGGAAGGTATTCTCTTGTTCACGATCCTCTGGTTGCTCGCGCGCACGTCACCGCCACCAGGGTCGTTGTGCTGGACATTCATCGCCGGCTACGGCGTCAGCCGGATGATCGTCGAGCTCGTCCGCGAGCCCGACCAGCATATCGGCTTTGTCCTTGGACCGATCACCATGGGCCAGTTGTTGTCGGCTCCCATGGTCATGTTGGGTCTGTTCATGCTGATATGGGGATATCACAAACGGTCACTGGAACGATCACGTTCAATGCCGCACCTTCAATAG